In Candidatus Buchananbacteria bacterium, the DNA window ACCGATTCAACCGTAATGCCTTCCGCGACTGCCGAGGCCACCAACAACCCACCGGGATCTGAGATGCCCGGCGTGCCGGCATCAGAAACTAGCGCAACGTGCTTTCCTGATTGTAATTTTGAAATTAAAAAGTCGACCTTACCGACTTTACTGTGTTGATGATAGCTCACCGTGGGCGTAACAATCTGATAATGGTCTAACAGCCTCTTGGTTACCCGAGTATCTTCGCAGGCAATAACATCAACCGTTTTCAAAATTTCCAAGGCCCGCAAGGTGATATCTTTAAGGTTACCAATTGGTGTTGAAACCACGTAGAGAATTCCCATATACTTAAAAATACCACAAAAATCATCGTTTTTCAAGTTTAATTTACTTAACGTAATTGCTCTTGCCAGCTTTTAATTGTTTCAAAATAATCCTGTCTGCTTTCTTCCTTTATAGCCTCCCCGGACGGCAACTCTTCAAGAAGCGGGTTAATTTTAGTGCCGTTTTTTACCATCTCGTAATGTAAATGTGGACCCGTTGAAAGACCGGTTGAACCGACATAACCAATTATTTGTCCCTGAGTAACTTTTTGACCACGTTTAACGGCAATGCGTGAAAGGTGTGCGTAGTTGGTTGAATATGTCCCATTATGTCTGATACTTACCTTATTTCCATATGAACCATCCCAGCCCGCCAAGCTTACCGTCCCGTCGCCAACCGCGCGAACCGGCGTTCCGGCCGCAGCGGCATAATCAATCGCCCGATGGCCGGTTGAAATATTAAATGCTGAAATGTATCGCGAGCCGGTCGTAAATCCGGAAGTAATATATTTAAAAGACAACGGCGCTTTTAAAAATATCTTTTGGGTTGAATTGGCATCCTGATCATAATAACCTTCAATCTGATCTTTGGCATAATAAAAAGCAAATAAATCCTTACCTTCATTGGTAAACTTACCGGCTAAAATTTTTCCTGGCATTATATATTCTCCCTTTAAATAGCGCTCTTCATAAATGAACTTATATTTGTCGCCCGACCTAACTTGCCAAGCAAAATCAACTGTCCATTGAAACACGTCCGCAAAAGCAATGATTGCCCGCTCATCAATACCTTGGCTTAAAGCAGACTCCCACATCGAACTATCAATTGTACCTTCAACTGTTTTAATTTTTATTTCATAGGGAATCATCTTTCTTTCGGCCGCCCAAACGTTCACTGTGGTTGTAGCCTGACTATTCTGCTCGCGGGTCACAAACAACTCTTCTTCACTGTCAATTTGATATATCAATTGTTTAAATTCATCAGTTTGTTTGTCATAAACTAAATTAATTACTCTGCCCAACCGAATGTTTGTTAAATCATAAACGTTTTGAGCCGCATCAAAAATAGCCTGACTGATCAGCGGGCTGACGCTTGCTGTTTCCATTAATTTTCCAAAAGTTGAACCTTCGGTTACTTCAATATTCTTAACATATGTTGTTTCAGCTTTCGGATTAACTACTGTGCTGTCTTCAGGCGCCGGCTCAGCAGTTTTTAAACGGCCGGATTGCCAGACAAAGAATGACACCAAACCTAAAATAGCTGCAAACAGTAAAATATTCTTGACTAATTTCATAGATTTTTATTATATCACAAATCACCTACTATGTTATACCAAAAAAACTGACGTTTATTTCAAGCTCTTCAAAATACACACATGAATTGTCCAAACCACTATTAGTAATCCATTGCTGTTAATCAAGCATCCTGCGCGGAGATTTAATTTTTTATTAAATACCTAGTCTATTCTGATAAAAAATGAGCCTTCCGACAGGGAAGGTTTTTATTCATTACTTAGGGGGTTATCAATAATGCATAACACACCACAACAACAGTTATTTTAGAGGTATTTATATTAAAATCAAATGATTTTAAAGGATGAATAGCCCATTTTTATTGTCTTTTTAGCCTCAAAGAACGCTGATAAGTAATGGCAAAACGGTGAGCCTCATCTCTAATGCGTTGCAATAATTTTAAGGCCGATGAACGCTTTGAAAGACGAATCGGATATTTACTCTTCAGGGTGTAAATTTCTTCCTCTTTTTTTGCTAAAGCAATAAGCGGTATTTGATCCAAACCCAATGCCGACAACGACTGACGTGCGGCCGAAAGTTGGGGTTTGCCGCCGTCAACCATAATTAAATCCGGCAGTTGTTCCTGCTGCTTGGTAATTCGGTAATACCGACGATACACCACCTCCTTCATAGCGTCAAAATCCGATTGTCCCTGAAAAGTTTTTATTTTAAACCGCCGATAATTATCCTTGTCTGGTTTGCCCTGATCAAACCGAACCATTGAAGCAACAACATCAGACGGCCCTAAATTAGAAATATCAAACGCTTCAATTATTCTTGGCGAACTCGTTAGCCCGAGAACGTTCTGCAATTCAAACAAATTGGCCTCGCCTGTCTGCAAATTTATTTCAATATTTTTTTTAACTAACTCCAAGAGCTTTAGCTTGTCTCCTTTTTGGGGAACAATGATCTTAAGCCGATGTCCTGCTAGGTTAGAAAAATACTGCTCTAAAATATTTTGATCAGCAAGCTGAATCGGCAGAATAATTTCTTGCGGGATATCTTGTGTATAGTAATATTGGGAAAGAAAATCAGCCAGGTTTACTGCCGGTTCTGTGCTTAAAGGAGTTTGAAATGTAAACTCTTTACGGCCGGAAATAATTCCTTTATTAATATTAAATAATTGAACAACTAATTTGTTCGGCGTCTGAATATAGTTTATAACATCCTGATCATAGTTACGGCGCAGTTCAATTTTTTGTTTTTGAGCAATGTTCTCCAGAGCCATAATCTGATCACGTCTAATTTTAGCTTGCTCAAAATTATTCTGAGCGGCATACTCATGCATTTCCGATTGTAATTTTTTAATCAACTCTTCATTTTGACCTTTTAAAAGCAGTCGCACTCGGTCAACTCGCTGTCGGTATTCAATCTGGCTAATTTCCTCAGACCACGGCGAGGTTGCCAATTTAATCCGTCCTCGTTGAATCTCTTTCTTGGTCATCCGTTTATTGACTCTCATTTTGAATAATCGATTTGCGATTCTCACTAACTCTTGCCGAGCCTGGCCGGAAGCATAGGGACCGTAGACTTCATCACTATTTTTAAAGGATCGTACGGCGACTAGTCTGGGGTATTCTTCATTGGTTATCAGCAGATGGGCATAGCGCTTTCCAGCTTTTAACTCAATGTTATATTTTGGCTGGTGCTTATTAATCAATCGGGCTTCTAACAAAAATGCTTCAAGTTCGTTATCAGTAATAAAAAAATCAACGTCACTTATTTTTTTCACCAGCTCGACAGTTTTAGAATCTAAATCATATTTATGAAAATAACTCTTAACCCGTTTACTGATATTTTTTGCTTTGCCAATATAAATAATTCTCCCGTTTTTATCCTTAAAGATATAACAACCGGGATTTTGTGGTGAATCTTTAATTTTTTGCTTTAAATTAGACATTTTCGTTGACAATAATATAGTACCATGATATAGTTCATTTTTCATGGTTTTCACTCATCTGGCAACTTGGAGAATATAGATGCCTCCACAGACAAAGACCAACAGCATACCATGGTCGACCTTTAACAAAAACAATTACCGAGGGCAGCTGCTTGTCTGGCACGAAGACAACCATCAGTTCTCGGGAACAATCAGCGAAATCAACGTTAGGCCCGGTCACGGCATTGAAGTTTCTCTCAAAGAAATTGAGGTCAGAGAAAAAATCGATGACCCCTGGAGAGATTCGTCCTGTCCGGTCCGATCAATCCATTTTAATGCCAGTCGTGAACCGATCAACGACGAACTCGGCGTTTCAATCGGACACGGCGGCAACAACACCGCAACAATCATTCCTGTTCGCAATCGCGACGATCTGCAAAAGGTGCTTTTGCAACAACAGTGATTTTCTCATGGCAGTTTCCAACAACTGCCTTATTTTTTTATCCTAAAACTTTTTTTAAATA includes these proteins:
- a CDS encoding peptidoglycan DD-metalloendopeptidase family protein, whose protein sequence is MKLVKNILLFAAILGLVSFFVWQSGRLKTAEPAPEDSTVVNPKAETTYVKNIEVTEGSTFGKLMETASVSPLISQAIFDAAQNVYDLTNIRLGRVINLVYDKQTDEFKQLIYQIDSEEELFVTREQNSQATTTVNVWAAERKMIPYEIKIKTVEGTIDSSMWESALSQGIDERAIIAFADVFQWTVDFAWQVRSGDKYKFIYEERYLKGEYIMPGKILAGKFTNEGKDLFAFYYAKDQIEGYYDQDANSTQKIFLKAPLSFKYITSGFTTGSRYISAFNISTGHRAIDYAAAAGTPVRAVGDGTVSLAGWDGSYGNKVSIRHNGTYSTNYAHLSRIAVKRGQKVTQGQIIGYVGSTGLSTGPHLHYEMVKNGTKINPLLEELPSGEAIKEESRQDYFETIKSWQEQLR
- the uvrC gene encoding excinuclease ABC subunit UvrC, with translation MKNELYHGTILLSTKMSNLKQKIKDSPQNPGCYIFKDKNGRIIYIGKAKNISKRVKSYFHKYDLDSKTVELVKKISDVDFFITDNELEAFLLEARLINKHQPKYNIELKAGKRYAHLLITNEEYPRLVAVRSFKNSDEVYGPYASGQARQELVRIANRLFKMRVNKRMTKKEIQRGRIKLATSPWSEEISQIEYRQRVDRVRLLLKGQNEELIKKLQSEMHEYAAQNNFEQAKIRRDQIMALENIAQKQKIELRRNYDQDVINYIQTPNKLVVQLFNINKGIISGRKEFTFQTPLSTEPAVNLADFLSQYYYTQDIPQEIILPIQLADQNILEQYFSNLAGHRLKIIVPQKGDKLKLLELVKKNIEINLQTGEANLFELQNVLGLTSSPRIIEAFDISNLGPSDVVASMVRFDQGKPDKDNYRRFKIKTFQGQSDFDAMKEVVYRRYYRITKQQEQLPDLIMVDGGKPQLSAARQSLSALGLDQIPLIALAKKEEEIYTLKSKYPIRLSKRSSALKLLQRIRDEAHRFAITYQRSLRLKRQ